One Candidatus Limnocylindrales bacterium genomic window carries:
- a CDS encoding SLC13 family permease, producing MDWSIWGGLGWQAWLTMGVVVAVLLVLALTQLATDLVLVGGVGLLLLTGVLAAGEAFAGLSNQGIMTITVLYVVVAGLEATGGNVLITEKFLSRPRTITGALAKMMFPVTFISAFMNNTPVVAMFMPAVNDWAKKNDIPVSKLMIPLSYAAILSGTITIISTATNLLVDGMLRQTKGHGMHMFELFWISVPITIGGCLFVIATHRWLLPDRRPALSTFGDPREYTIEMSVDPNGPLVGKSIEAAGLRQLPQCFLAEIEREGEILAAVGPDQRLHANDRLIFVGVVDAMVDLQRIRGLSPATDQIFKLDAPRSYRSLIEAVVADDGPLVGRSIRDAQFRSVYNAAVIAVARRGERIRRKIGDIVLRGGDTLLLEAHQGFAKQHHNSHHFYLVSRVEGSTPVRYDRAFLAIAILIGMMVIASLEWLPMLHAAMLAAGLLLLTGCMTSTAARESVEWNVIIAVAAAFALGIAIEKTGVAKALALSLTEVAQGDAWMSLAGIYLCTLLLTELVSHSAAVSLTFPIAIQTAANLGVGYMPFVAAVTVAGSLGFATPLGYQTHMMVYGAGGYRFTDFLRIGVPMDILCAIIAIAMIPLVLPFTPLQ from the coding sequence ATGGATTGGTCAATCTGGGGAGGGTTGGGCTGGCAGGCCTGGCTGACCATGGGCGTGGTGGTTGCGGTGCTGTTGGTGCTGGCGCTGACGCAACTCGCCACCGACCTCGTCCTGGTCGGCGGCGTCGGGCTGCTGCTCTTGACGGGTGTACTGGCGGCGGGCGAGGCGTTCGCCGGCCTTTCGAACCAGGGCATCATGACGATCACGGTGCTCTACGTGGTCGTGGCCGGCCTGGAAGCCACCGGCGGCAACGTCCTGATCACCGAGAAGTTCCTCAGCCGGCCGCGCACCATCACCGGCGCTCTGGCCAAGATGATGTTTCCGGTGACGTTCATCAGCGCGTTCATGAACAACACGCCGGTGGTGGCGATGTTCATGCCGGCCGTCAACGACTGGGCCAAGAAGAACGACATCCCCGTCTCCAAGCTGATGATCCCGCTGAGCTACGCGGCCATCCTCAGCGGCACGATCACCATCATCTCCACCGCCACGAACCTTCTCGTGGACGGCATGCTGCGCCAGACCAAGGGCCACGGCATGCACATGTTCGAGCTGTTCTGGATCAGCGTGCCCATCACCATCGGCGGCTGTCTGTTCGTGATCGCCACGCATCGGTGGCTGCTGCCCGACCGCCGGCCCGCGCTCTCGACCTTCGGCGACCCGCGCGAGTACACGATCGAGATGTCGGTGGATCCCAACGGGCCGCTGGTCGGAAAATCCATCGAGGCAGCCGGCCTGCGCCAGCTCCCCCAGTGCTTCCTGGCCGAGATCGAGCGCGAAGGGGAGATCCTGGCGGCGGTGGGGCCGGACCAGAGGCTGCACGCCAACGACCGCCTGATCTTCGTCGGCGTGGTGGATGCGATGGTGGATCTGCAGCGGATTCGCGGCCTGAGCCCCGCCACCGACCAGATCTTCAAGCTCGACGCGCCGCGCTCCTACCGCAGCCTGATCGAGGCCGTGGTTGCCGACGACGGGCCGCTGGTGGGCCGTTCGATCCGGGATGCGCAGTTCCGGTCCGTCTACAACGCGGCGGTGATCGCGGTGGCGCGGCGGGGAGAACGCATCCGCCGCAAGATCGGCGACATCGTGCTGCGCGGCGGCGATACATTGCTGCTGGAAGCGCACCAGGGCTTTGCCAAGCAGCACCACAACTCGCACCACTTCTATCTGGTCAGCCGCGTCGAGGGCTCCACGCCCGTCCGCTACGACCGGGCCTTCCTCGCCATCGCCATCCTCATCGGGATGATGGTCATCGCCAGCCTGGAGTGGCTGCCGATGCTGCACGCGGCAATGCTGGCGGCCGGCCTCCTGCTGCTGACCGGCTGCATGACCTCCACCGCGGCGCGCGAGAGCGTGGAGTGGAACGTGATCATTGCCGTGGCCGCCGCTTTCGCTCTGGGCATCGCCATCGAGAAGACGGGCGTGGCAAAGGCCCTCGCGCTCAGCCTGACGGAGGTCGCGCAGGGCGACGCCTGGATGAGCCTGGCCGGCATCTATCTGTGCACGTTGCTGCTGACCGAGCTCGTCTCGCACAGCGCGGCCGTGTCGCTGACTTTTCCCATCGCGATCCAGACGGCGGCCAATCTCGGCGTCGGCTACATGCCCTTCGTCGCGGCGGTGACGGTGGCGGGCTCGCTCGGTTTTGCCACACCGCTCGGCTACCAGACGCACATGATGGTGTACGGCGCGGGCGGATACCGCTTCACGGATTTTCTGCGGATTGGCGTGCCGATGGACATCCTGTGCGCGATCATCGCGATCGCCATGATCCCGCTCGTGCTGCCGTTTACGCCTTTGCAGTAG
- a CDS encoding DUF475 domain-containing protein → MKYFYNSFLVTFLGLIAGAWLGWDQSGTLAGVLTTVFIVAVLGVLEVSLSFDNAVVNATVLEHMDPVWQRRFITWGIAIAVFGMRIVFPVVIVAIIARIGPIDAVMMAATDPDEYSRVLTSAHVSVSAFGGSFLAMVGLKHFFDAEKEVHWISVIERPLTRLGRIASVELGLCMLLLWAIGRELPEHEQMTFMVSGIFGLLTYIAVDGLSAILDAESAATADVAVRSGFASFMYLEVLDASFSFDGVIGAFALSNNLFIIAIGLGIGAMFVRSLTIMLVNKGTLTQYRYLEHGAFYAIIALGVIMFLKTLMHIPEAITGLIGASFIGLAFWDSVRHNRRQARSQLGI, encoded by the coding sequence ATGAAGTACTTCTACAACTCCTTCCTCGTCACCTTTCTCGGTCTGATCGCTGGCGCCTGGCTCGGCTGGGACCAGAGCGGCACCCTCGCGGGCGTCCTCACCACCGTCTTCATCGTGGCGGTGCTGGGCGTCCTGGAAGTGTCGCTGTCCTTCGACAACGCCGTCGTCAACGCCACCGTACTCGAGCACATGGACCCGGTGTGGCAGCGCCGCTTCATCACCTGGGGCATCGCCATCGCCGTCTTCGGTATGCGCATCGTGTTTCCGGTCGTGATCGTGGCGATCATCGCCCGCATAGGCCCGATCGATGCGGTGATGATGGCCGCGACCGATCCGGACGAGTACTCGCGCGTGCTGACGAGCGCCCACGTCTCGGTGTCCGCGTTCGGAGGCTCGTTCCTGGCCATGGTGGGCCTCAAGCACTTCTTCGATGCCGAAAAGGAGGTGCACTGGATCTCCGTCATCGAGCGGCCTCTGACCCGCCTCGGCCGCATAGCGTCCGTCGAGCTCGGCCTGTGCATGCTGCTTCTGTGGGCGATCGGACGGGAGCTTCCCGAACACGAGCAGATGACGTTCATGGTCTCGGGCATCTTCGGCCTTCTCACCTACATCGCGGTCGATGGGCTGTCGGCCATTCTCGATGCGGAGTCGGCCGCAACGGCCGACGTGGCGGTCCGCTCCGGCTTCGCCTCTTTCATGTACCTGGAAGTGCTCGATGCCAGCTTCAGCTTCGACGGCGTGATCGGCGCCTTCGCGCTGTCGAACAACCTCTTCATCATCGCGATCGGCCTCGGAATCGGCGCGATGTTCGTACGCAGCCTGACGATCATGCTGGTGAACAAGGGAACCCTGACCCAGTACCGCTACCTCGAGCACGGCGCCTTCTACGCCATCATCGCGCTCGGCGTCATCATGTTCCTGAAGACTCTGATGCACATCCCCGAGGCGATCACGGGCCTGATCGGCGCCAGCTTCATCGGCCTGGCCTTCTGGGATTCGGTGCGGCACAACCGGCGGCAGGCCAGAAGCCAGCTCGGCATCTGA
- a CDS encoding vanadium-dependent haloperoxidase: MLAPANALAQRQSSAQQACQNALHKAGAKLSGVVGKHMVACIDDATEGAGSAALCLSSDPDGRIAAAAAKVQAAQDSRCAAAPSFGARSAADVVAGYQQVVPVEAVFGADVDAAILDASTDPGGALCQTAIAKAMAQILKVRLKEHQRCVDKGLQSAQFLNGIAQSTCLDTDPQGKIAKAVAKAQSSISAACAGTAVADAAPGDCAGVALSALAACIDQRASCAQCEGLGVADDVEGLCDLYDDAAVNGSCFFPAPPAESVAHVWDETLLEAIRRDTPRPTVHARNLFHLSVAMYDAWVAYNGSGDPYLVSETPAVFDLQSERHQAISHAAYRLLRHRFASSIAAFTAHTLFDYRMAVYGYDPSDTTTTGDGPVAVGNRIGQAVIDYGVTDGSNESAAYNDTTGYAPVNEPLIVQQPGADMDDPNRWQPLTLSVILAQNGTPIASNTQSFLGPHWGDVAPFALTRALPTDVYQDPGDPPYLGGVGDEEFKEAVLEVIRYSSHVDGGDATTMDISPGARGNSSLGTDDGTGHPLNPATGAPYAANVVRRADWTRVTAEFWADGPASETPPGHWNTIANEVSSHPDFERRFEGAGPLIEELEWDVKLYLALNGALHDAAVAAWNVKRVYDYPRPISMIRYMASKGQSSDPMSDNYDPEGLPLEPGLVELITPLTTAPGERHAHLAGNEGQIAILAWGGNPANPDTQYAGADWIRAIDWVPYQLSTFVSPAFPGYVSGHSTFSRAAAEVMTAITGDSFFPGGIHEVHVPEGGLAFEAGPAEDISLQWATYFDAADDAGISRRLSGIHVWADDYAGRTMGAAIGQDAWLLAKQFFDGTAVP, from the coding sequence ATGCTGGCGCCGGCCAATGCGCTCGCGCAGCGGCAGAGTTCGGCGCAGCAGGCCTGCCAGAACGCCCTCCACAAGGCGGGCGCCAAGCTGTCGGGCGTGGTCGGCAAGCACATGGTCGCATGCATCGATGATGCGACCGAGGGCGCGGGCTCGGCCGCCCTGTGCCTGTCCTCCGACCCCGACGGCCGCATTGCCGCCGCTGCCGCCAAGGTTCAGGCGGCGCAGGATTCGCGGTGCGCCGCCGCGCCGAGCTTCGGCGCACGCTCGGCCGCCGACGTCGTGGCCGGCTATCAGCAGGTCGTCCCCGTCGAGGCCGTGTTCGGCGCAGACGTCGACGCGGCCATCCTGGACGCCAGCACGGATCCCGGCGGTGCGCTGTGTCAGACGGCCATTGCCAAGGCGATGGCGCAGATCCTCAAGGTCCGGCTCAAGGAGCATCAGCGCTGCGTCGACAAGGGGCTGCAGAGCGCGCAGTTCCTCAATGGGATTGCACAGAGCACCTGCCTCGACACGGACCCGCAGGGCAAGATCGCCAAGGCGGTCGCCAAGGCTCAGAGCTCGATTTCGGCGGCCTGCGCGGGCACGGCCGTCGCCGATGCGGCGCCCGGCGACTGCGCGGGCGTCGCGCTTTCGGCGCTGGCCGCGTGCATCGATCAGCGTGCATCGTGCGCGCAATGCGAAGGCCTCGGAGTGGCCGACGACGTCGAAGGTCTGTGCGATCTCTACGACGACGCGGCCGTCAACGGCTCCTGCTTCTTTCCTGCGCCGCCGGCCGAGTCGGTCGCGCACGTGTGGGACGAGACGCTGCTCGAAGCGATTCGCCGCGACACGCCGCGGCCGACCGTGCATGCGCGAAACCTCTTCCACCTGTCCGTGGCCATGTACGATGCATGGGTGGCGTACAACGGCTCCGGCGATCCCTACCTCGTCAGCGAGACGCCGGCAGTGTTCGATCTGCAGAGCGAGAGGCACCAGGCGATCAGCCACGCAGCCTACCGGCTCCTGCGCCACCGGTTCGCATCCTCGATAGCAGCGTTCACCGCGCATACGCTGTTCGACTACCGCATGGCCGTCTACGGCTACGATCCCTCCGATACGACGACCACCGGAGACGGCCCCGTCGCGGTCGGCAACCGCATCGGGCAGGCCGTCATCGACTACGGCGTGACCGACGGCTCCAACGAAAGCGCCGCCTACAACGACACGACGGGCTACGCGCCGGTCAACGAGCCGCTGATCGTCCAGCAGCCGGGCGCCGACATGGACGATCCCAATCGCTGGCAGCCCCTGACGCTGTCGGTGATCCTGGCGCAAAACGGCACGCCGATCGCCAGCAATACGCAGAGCTTCCTCGGCCCGCACTGGGGCGACGTCGCTCCGTTCGCGCTCACCCGCGCGCTTCCGACCGACGTCTACCAGGATCCGGGCGACCCTCCGTACCTCGGCGGCGTCGGCGATGAGGAGTTCAAGGAGGCCGTGCTCGAGGTCATCCGCTACAGCAGCCACGTCGACGGCGGCGACGCGACGACGATGGACATCTCGCCCGGCGCGCGCGGCAACAGCAGCCTGGGCACCGACGACGGCACCGGACATCCGCTCAATCCGGCCACAGGCGCACCCTATGCCGCCAACGTGGTGCGGCGTGCGGACTGGACGCGAGTGACGGCCGAGTTCTGGGCCGATGGTCCGGCGTCCGAGACGCCTCCAGGACACTGGAACACGATCGCCAACGAGGTCTCGTCGCATCCGGATTTCGAGCGGCGGTTCGAAGGAGCCGGTCCGCTCATCGAGGAGCTGGAGTGGGACGTGAAGCTGTATCTGGCTCTCAACGGCGCTCTGCACGACGCGGCCGTGGCCGCCTGGAACGTCAAGCGCGTCTACGACTACCCGCGGCCCATCTCGATGATCCGCTACATGGCGAGCAAGGGACAGTCCTCCGACCCCATGAGCGACAACTACGACCCCGAAGGCCTGCCGCTGGAGCCGGGGCTGGTCGAGCTGATCACGCCGCTGACGACGGCGCCCGGAGAGCGGCATGCGCATCTTGCCGGAAACGAGGGGCAGATCGCGATCCTTGCCTGGGGCGGCAATCCCGCCAATCCCGACACGCAGTATGCGGGTGCGGACTGGATCCGCGCCATCGACTGGGTGCCGTACCAGCTGTCGACTTTCGTCTCCCCGGCGTTCCCTGGCTACGTCTCGGGCCACAGCACGTTCAGCCGTGCCGCCGCCGAGGTGATGACGGCCATCACCGGCGATTCGTTCTTCCCTGGCGGGATTCACGAGGTGCACGTGCCCGAGGGAGGCCTGGCGTTCGAGGCAGGCCCTGCCGAGGACATCTCGCTGCAGTGGGCAACTTACTTCGATGCGGCCGACGACGCCGGCATCTCGCGCCGTCTCTCGGGCATCCACGTATGGGCCGACGATTACGCCGGCCGGACGATGGGGGCTGCCATCGGCCAGGATGCCTGGCTGCTGGCCAAGCAGTTCTTCGACGGCACCGCCGTTCCCTGA
- a CDS encoding DUF1329 domain-containing protein codes for MNQPPNRAGRPTTGPLLIASLIFAAFVAPSTEAGVPPPGTVIDAGNVKEYSDVISPSIEWIVERGAEIKVGPYKKVEMPPPFVAATEQYSAQVKISPDSTHLINHVAGLPFTTVSPEDPQAGAKHMFNFNAAIAVDDLDLRNFDCDTGAVGKGGDPVRVERHFLIDHIRRLYFRERVQVDPKPEMPNRDNVRYKEALYPLIEPFDLKGTGFTFNRYIDHTRQDDTWLYLPQLRRVRRLSSAQRSDALFGQDTDQDSYAGYAGNVGWFNWKYLGEKTLLGSFHAEKIPVAWQEPSGDFMHSSAWEPRKVWVVEGKAKFPQYAYGKRVIYLDQDSYRIPFTDIYDTNNELWKVWINNFMYATHPFPGAKYGFDYEVSYNPSITMVDMQLEHATYCALPSARFPGEQGWYVNLGDKEGTTESYFELSAIIAAGR; via the coding sequence GTGAATCAGCCGCCCAACCGCGCGGGCCGACCGACCACCGGCCCGCTTCTTATCGCATCCCTGATTTTTGCCGCGTTCGTGGCGCCGTCGACCGAAGCCGGCGTCCCTCCGCCGGGGACCGTCATCGACGCCGGCAACGTCAAGGAGTACAGCGATGTCATCAGCCCCTCCATCGAATGGATCGTCGAGCGTGGCGCCGAGATCAAGGTCGGCCCGTACAAGAAGGTCGAGATGCCGCCGCCCTTCGTCGCCGCCACCGAGCAGTATTCGGCGCAGGTGAAGATCTCCCCGGACTCGACGCACCTGATCAATCACGTGGCGGGTCTGCCGTTCACGACGGTGTCGCCGGAGGACCCGCAGGCCGGCGCCAAGCACATGTTCAACTTCAACGCCGCCATTGCGGTCGACGACCTCGACCTGCGCAACTTCGACTGCGACACGGGCGCGGTGGGCAAGGGCGGCGATCCGGTGCGCGTGGAGCGGCACTTCCTGATCGATCACATCCGCCGGCTCTACTTCCGCGAGCGCGTCCAGGTGGATCCGAAGCCGGAGATGCCCAACCGCGACAACGTGCGATACAAGGAAGCGCTGTATCCGCTGATCGAGCCCTTCGATCTCAAGGGCACCGGCTTCACGTTCAACCGCTACATCGATCATACCCGCCAGGACGATACGTGGCTGTATCTGCCGCAGCTGCGGCGCGTGCGCCGGCTGTCGAGCGCGCAGCGGTCCGATGCATTGTTCGGGCAGGACACCGACCAGGACAGCTATGCGGGCTATGCGGGCAACGTCGGCTGGTTCAACTGGAAGTATCTGGGCGAGAAGACCCTGCTGGGGTCGTTCCACGCCGAGAAGATTCCGGTGGCCTGGCAGGAGCCGTCGGGCGACTTCATGCACAGCAGTGCGTGGGAGCCGCGCAAGGTCTGGGTGGTGGAGGGCAAGGCGAAGTTTCCGCAGTACGCCTACGGCAAGCGCGTGATCTATCTGGACCAGGACAGTTATCGCATCCCGTTCACCGACATCTACGACACCAACAACGAGCTCTGGAAGGTGTGGATCAACAACTTCATGTACGCCACGCACCCCTTCCCGGGCGCCAAGTACGGGTTCGACTACGAGGTCAGCTACAATCCATCGATCACGATGGTGGACATGCAGCTCGAGCACGCGACCTACTGTGCGCTGCCGAGCGCCCGCTTCCCCGGCGAGCAGGGCTGGTACGTGAACCTGGGCGACAAGGAAGGGACGACCGAGAGCTATTTCGAGCTGTCGGCGATCATCGCCGCAGGCCGTTAG
- a CDS encoding DNA polymerase IV, with amino-acid sequence MADRFGAAALSNSTEPRGSSPAILHADMDAFYASVEQRDRPELAGKPVIVGGTGRRGVVCAASYEARRFGVRSAMPTAKARSLCPQGVYLPPRMSHYGRIAAAVREIFYRYTPLVEPLSLDEAYLDVTGCRKLFGPPAAIAERIRRDIRAELALPVSVGGGPGKLVAKIASARAKPDGMLLVAPEQADAFLRPLPVGEIWGVGPTTEKRLHSLGIATIGQLADFDSERLERELGSWAPLLQGLARGDDLRTVEADRGRKSYGEENTFPEDALDPELLEATILAHAETVARRLRADGLAGRTVTVKWRPSGPRAQWKLFTRAQTLPRPTDDGPTIAQTAIALWRAEAERTAVRLIGVQISNLDGERPVQLGLFQGEEDRRSKALNQALDDIVGRFGKGAIRRGSGA; translated from the coding sequence CTGGCTGATCGCTTTGGTGCTGCTGCGCTGAGCAATTCGACCGAACCACGCGGCTCCAGCCCTGCAATCCTTCATGCCGACATGGATGCGTTCTACGCGTCCGTCGAGCAGCGCGACCGGCCCGAGCTGGCCGGCAAGCCCGTGATCGTCGGCGGCACGGGCCGCCGCGGCGTCGTTTGCGCCGCCTCGTACGAAGCGCGGCGCTTCGGCGTGCGCTCGGCGATGCCCACCGCCAAGGCCCGCAGCCTGTGTCCGCAGGGCGTCTACCTGCCGCCGCGCATGTCGCACTACGGCCGCATCGCGGCTGCCGTGCGTGAGATCTTCTATCGCTATACGCCGCTGGTTGAGCCGCTGTCGCTCGATGAGGCGTATCTGGACGTGACGGGCTGCCGCAAGCTGTTCGGGCCACCGGCCGCCATCGCCGAGCGTATCCGCCGCGACATCCGAGCCGAGCTCGCGCTGCCGGTGTCGGTCGGCGGAGGCCCCGGCAAGCTCGTCGCCAAGATCGCCTCGGCGCGTGCCAAGCCCGACGGGATGCTGCTCGTCGCGCCCGAGCAGGCGGACGCATTCCTGCGGCCGCTGCCGGTGGGCGAGATCTGGGGCGTCGGGCCGACCACCGAGAAGCGGCTTCATTCCCTGGGCATCGCCACCATTGGCCAGCTCGCCGATTTCGACAGCGAGCGTCTGGAGCGCGAGCTCGGCTCGTGGGCGCCGCTGCTGCAGGGCCTCGCGCGCGGCGACGACCTGCGGACGGTCGAAGCCGACCGCGGCCGCAAGTCGTACGGGGAGGAGAACACCTTTCCCGAGGACGCGCTGGACCCGGAGCTGCTGGAGGCCACCATCCTGGCGCATGCCGAGACCGTCGCACGCCGGCTGCGCGCCGACGGTCTGGCCGGACGCACCGTCACGGTGAAATGGCGGCCATCGGGGCCGCGGGCACAATGGAAGCTCTTCACGCGGGCGCAGACCCTGCCTCGGCCGACCGACGACGGCCCGACCATCGCCCAGACGGCCATCGCGCTGTGGCGGGCCGAGGCCGAGCGGACGGCGGTGCGGCTGATCGGCGTCCAGATCAGCAACCTGGACGGCGAGCGCCCCGTCCAGCTCGGCCTGTTCCAAGGGGAGGAGGACCGGCGCAGCAAGGCGCTCAACCAGGCGCTGGACGATATCGTCGGCCGCTTCGGGAAGGGAGCCATTCGACGCGGCAGTGGCGCCTGA
- a CDS encoding aldo/keto reductase, whose translation MEGDDTGKRKPASGDCAPAVADPRTSSGHGRRDFLRRAGLFSSFLGLGSVLQKYGTQYFLIPRAPTQAETPLRQWTGSRVQAYRTLGRTGWKMSDISFGTAHTRSADVVREAIDRGITYIDTSPDYSDAESEKVVGQGIAGRRDKVFVASKFCTTSDHLPADASVASIIEAVEASLKRLSTDYIDLCHIHACDDLERLMAPTFHEAFDRLKEQGKVRFMGVSSHTPNLETVMNAAIDSDRFDVIMVAYNFESWPELGNIIEKAHARGVGFVAMKTLKGAYHTALADFTPDERNSFTQAAFKWVHSNAKVSGLVVSISRKEQLDEYLYASGKTLQPEDLALLQKYERTIAREYCRPGCGECLESCPAGLPIDDVLRYAMYFESYRSERLAMLKYDRLPQDRRASICASCSAPCEAACPFQVPIREKMTRAHGLLSLPVRT comes from the coding sequence GTGGAAGGCGACGACACCGGCAAGCGCAAGCCCGCCAGCGGCGATTGCGCGCCGGCTGTCGCCGACCCGCGCACGTCCTCCGGCCACGGCCGTCGCGACTTCCTGCGCCGCGCCGGCCTGTTCTCGAGCTTTCTTGGCCTCGGAAGCGTCCTTCAGAAGTACGGCACCCAGTACTTCCTGATTCCGCGCGCGCCAACGCAGGCAGAGACGCCTCTCCGTCAATGGACCGGCTCGCGCGTGCAGGCCTACCGCACGCTCGGCCGCACCGGATGGAAGATGTCGGACATCTCCTTCGGCACGGCGCACACGCGCAGCGCCGACGTGGTTCGCGAGGCTATCGATCGCGGCATCACCTACATCGACACGTCGCCCGACTACTCGGACGCAGAGTCGGAGAAAGTGGTGGGGCAGGGCATCGCCGGGCGCCGCGACAAGGTCTTCGTCGCGTCCAAGTTTTGTACAACCAGCGATCATCTGCCCGCCGACGCCAGCGTGGCCAGCATCATCGAAGCGGTGGAAGCGAGCCTCAAGCGCCTGTCCACCGACTATATCGACCTGTGCCACATCCACGCCTGCGATGATCTGGAGCGGCTGATGGCGCCGACGTTCCACGAGGCGTTCGACCGCCTCAAGGAGCAGGGCAAGGTGCGCTTCATGGGCGTGTCCAGCCACACGCCCAACCTCGAGACCGTGATGAACGCGGCGATCGACAGCGACCGCTTCGACGTCATCATGGTCGCCTACAACTTCGAGAGCTGGCCCGAGCTCGGCAACATCATCGAGAAGGCGCATGCCCGCGGCGTCGGCTTCGTGGCGATGAAGACGCTCAAGGGCGCCTATCATACGGCCCTTGCCGACTTCACGCCGGATGAGCGCAACAGCTTTACCCAGGCCGCATTCAAATGGGTGCACAGCAATGCCAAGGTCAGCGGCCTGGTGGTGTCGATCTCTCGCAAGGAGCAGCTCGACGAGTACCTGTACGCATCCGGCAAGACGCTGCAGCCCGAAGACCTGGCGCTGCTGCAGAAGTACGAGCGGACCATCGCCCGCGAGTACTGCCGCCCGGGCTGCGGGGAGTGCCTGGAGTCGTGCCCGGCGGGGCTGCCCATCGATGACGTGTTGCGCTACGCCATGTACTTCGAGAGCTACCGCAGCGAGCGCCTGGCCATGCTCAAGTACGACCGGCTGCCGCAGGACCGGCGCGCTTCGATCTGTGCCTCGTGCTCGGCGCCATGCGAGGCCGCGTGCCCGTTCCAGGTGCCGATCCGGGAGAAGATGACTCGGGCACACGGCCTGCTGTCTCTGCCTGTGCGGACGTAG